In Antechinus flavipes isolate AdamAnt ecotype Samford, QLD, Australia chromosome 3, AdamAnt_v2, whole genome shotgun sequence, a genomic segment contains:
- the LOC127556792 gene encoding zinc finger protein 239-like, whose product MKEMSANLKMISWKDLFQYSEYRAVVAKHKRSHIGEEHCEWNTHKKALRKSSSVAKDKNILPEEKTPECHECDKAFLVLSSLAKHQRIHAGEKRYECKKHGKALREQSTPAKPEKIHTEKQSYICNQCGKSFRCNSKLALHQRIHTGEKPYECNECGKTFIDRSHLTKHQRIHTGEKPYECNDCGKAFFMRSHLVVHQRIHTGEKPYECNECGKVFIDRSSLAKHQRIHTGEKPYECNECGKTFITCSSLDVHQRIHTGEKPYECNDCGKAFTQRSHVAIHQRIHTGEKPYKCNKCGKAFIYRSRLAVHQRIHTGEKPYECKECGKTFTRSDSLREHQRIHTGEKPYKCNDCGKAFTLRNSLGKHQKIHIEQHPPECGNLQQSSNLA is encoded by the coding sequence ATGAAGGAGATGAGTGCAAATCTGAAAATGATCTCATGGAAAGACCTTTTTCAATATAGTGAATACAGGGCTGTTGTTGCTAAGCACAAAAGAAGCCACATTGGAGAGGAACACTGTGAATGgaatacacacaaaaaagctttaagaaagagTTCCAGTGTTGCTAAAGATAAGAATATACTTCCTGAAGAGAAAACACCTGAGTGTCATGAATGTGATAAAGCTTTTCTTGTACTCTCTTCCCTTGCCAAGCATCAGAGGATCCATGCAGGAGAGAAACGTTATGAATGTAAGAAACATGGAAAGGCTTTGAGAGAGCAATCTACTCCTGCTAAACCTGAGAAAATTCACACAGAAAAACAATCTTACatatgtaatcaatgtggaaagagtTTCAGATGCAACTCTAAACTTGctctacatcagagaatccacactggagagaagccttatgaatgtaatgaatgtggaaagactttcatagATCGCTCCCATCTTACTaaacatcaaagaatccacactggagagaagccttatgaatgtaatgactgtggaaaggctttcttCATGCGTTCCCATCTTGttgtccatcagagaatccacacaggagagaagccttatgaatgtaacgaATGCGGAAAGGTTTTCATAGATCGTTCCAGTCttgctaaacatcagagaatccacactggagagaagccttatgaatgtaatgaatgtggaaagactttcataacATGCTCCTCCCTTgatgtacatcagagaatccacactggagagaagccttatgaatgcaATGACTGTGGGAAGGCTTTTACACAACGCTCCCATGTTGCtatccatcagagaatccacacaggagagaagccttataaatgtaataaatgtggaaaggctttcatataTCGCTCTCGTCTTGctgtccatcagagaatccacactggagagaagccttatgaatgtaaagaATGCGGAAAGACTTTCACACGGAGTGACAGTCTTcgtgaacatcagagaatccacactggagagaagccttataaatgtaatgactgtggaaaagctttcacaCTGCGCAACAGTCTTGGTAAACATCAGAAAATCCATATTGAACAACATCCTCCTGAATGTGGAAACCTTCAACAAAGTTCAAACCTTGCTTAA
- the LOC127556793 gene encoding zinc finger protein 665-like gives MHLFISSDAVTRFKVNETTTDLSISVKESGQLRFVSNDPCDFNGREICDSHIKVDKNLQNPWESDETRKSFIQYSDLNHYKTMTPRNDCFQYRKHRECFTEQVELIQSHKKPPEMQIYQGNQQNMAFNLSSDLTRHLKSYTGKKVYSCNPGKKGFSWNSKIISHRKMYTGMKPYECNEAVATLTHHSSLSYHPGFHTGMKTHACNQCGKTFRSKSNLLTHQKIHTGEKLYKCNECGKAFIYRSYLIKHHVIHTREKPYECNQCGKTFKQNSSLVKHQRNHTGEKPHECIHCGKTFQHKYRLTSHQRIHTGEQPYKCNQCMKAFAYRSSFLEHQKIHSGEQPYKCNQCMKTFAYRSSFLEHQKIHSGEKPYKCNQCGKAFLRNYNLATHQRIHTGEKPYKCNQCGKAFLRNSNLVTHQRIHTGEKPYKCNQCGKAFQHKYGLAAHQRIYTAEKSYECNQCGNSFQQKCRLTAHQRIHTAEKRYKCNQCGKAFQKKFKFIEHQRIHTGEQPYKCNLCVKAFSYKSSFLEHQRIHTGEKPYKCKQCGKAFLRNHDLATHQRIHTGEKPYECNQCGKSFPRKCKLAAHQRIHSGEKPYECNQCGKNFRQSYSLATHQRNHTGEKPYKCNQCGKAFQKKYRLAAHQRIHTGEKPYKCHQCGKAFLRNSDLAVHQRIHTGEKPYECNHCGKAFQRNANLVAHQIIHTGQNPYECNQCGKAFSYLSSLIKHRITHTGEKPYECNQCGKSFHHNSDLTAHQRVHTGEKPYECNQCGKAFRYHSSIAKHQRTHTGEKPYECNQCGKSFQQKYSLAEHQRIHTGEKPYKCDQCMKDFCSRSTFLQHQRIHTGEKPYECNQCGKAFKRNCDLAAHQRIHTREKSYECNQWGTAF, from the coding sequence atgcatttgtttatttcttcagATGCAGTGACAAGATTTAAAGTGAATGAGACCACTACAGATCTGAGCATTTCTGTGAAAGAATCTGGCCAGCTAAGATTCGTCAGCAATGATCCTTGTGACTTCAATGGGAGAGAAATCTGTGATTCTCATATCAAGGTAGATAAAAATCTGCAGAATCCTTGGGAATCTGATGAAACTAGAAAGAGCTTCATACAATATTCAGACTTAAATCACTATAAGACAATGACCCCAAGGAATGACTGTTTTCAGTACAGAAAACACAGGGAATGCTTTACTGAACAGGTAGAGCTTATTCAGTCCCATAAGAAGCCTCCTGAAATGCAAATATATCAAGGTAATCAACAGAACATGGCCTTCAACTTGAGCTCAGACCTCACCCGACACCTGAAAAGTTATACTGGCAAAAAGGTTTATTCATGCAATCCAGGGAAAAAAGGCTTTAGTTGGAATTCTAAGATCATCAGTCATCGAAAAATGTACACCGGCatgaagccttatgaatgtaatgaagcTGTAGCAACCTTAACCCATCACTCATCTCTTTCTTACCATCCTGGATTTCATACTGGAATGAAAACACATgcatgtaatcaatgtggaaagacttttcgTTCAAAATCAAATCTACTTACACATCAGaagattcatactggagagaagctttataaatgtaatgaatgtgggaaggctttcATCTATAGATCATACCTTATTAAGCATCATGTAATTCACACcagagagaaaccttatgaatgtaaccagtgtggaaaaacTTTCAAACAGAATTCCAGTTTGGTCAAACATCAACGAaaccacactggagagaagcctcaTGAATGTATTCATTGTGGAAAGACTTTTCAGCATAAGTACAGGCTCACttcacatcagagaatccacactggagagcaGCCTTACAAATGTAATCAGTGTATGAAAGCCTTTGCCTACAGATCAAGCTTTTTGGAACACCAGAAAATTCACAGTGGAGAGCAACCTTACAAATGTAATCAATGTATGAAAACATTTGCCTACAGATCGAGCTTTTTGGAACATCAGAAAATTCAcagtggagagaaaccttataaatgtaatcaatgtgggaaagctttcctAAGGAACTATAACCTTGCAacacatcagagaattcatactggagagaaaccgtacaaatgtaatcaatgtgggaaagctttcctGCGGAACTCTAACCTTGttacacatcagagaatccacactggagagaagccttataaatgtaatcagtgtggaaaggcttttcaGCACAAATACGGACTTGCTGCACATCAGAGAATTTACACTGCAGAGAAAtcatatgaatgtaatcaatgtggaaactCTTTCCAACAGAAATGCAGACTCACTGcacatcaaagaatccacactgcAGAGAAAcgttataaatgtaatcaatgtggaaaggcttttcaGAAGAAGTTCAAGTTtattgaacatcagagaatccacactggagagcaACCTTACAAGTGTAATCTCTGTGTAAAAGCCTTCTCCTATAAATCAAGCTTTCtggaacatcagagaattcacactggagagaaaccttacaaatgtaagcaatgtgggaaagctttcttACGTAACCATGACCTTGCCACacaccagagaattcacactggagagaaaccttatgaatgtaatcagtgtggaaaatCTTTCCCAAGGAAGTGCAAGCTTGCTGctcatcagagaattcacagtggagagaaaccttatgaatgtaatcaatgtgggaaAAATTTCAGACAGAGTTATAGTCTTGCTACGCATCAGAGAAATCACAcaggagaaaaaccttataaatgtaatcagtgtggaaaggctttccaGAAGAAGTATAGACTTGctgcacatcagagaattcatactggagagaaaccttataaatgtcatcaatgtgggaaagctttcctACGTAACTCTGATCTTGCTGTACATCAacgaattcacactggagagaaaccttatgaatgtaatcactGTGGGAAAGCTTTCCAACGTAATGCCAACCTTGTGGCACATCAGATAATTCACACTGGACAGAacccttatgaatgtaatcaatgtggaaaggctttcagttATCTCTCTAGTTTGATTAAACATCGGAttacccacactggagagaaaccttatgaatgtaatcagtgtggtaAATCTTTCCATCATAACTCCGATCTTACTGCACACCAGAGAGttcacactggggagaaaccttatgaatgtaatcaatgtggaaaagctttcagatATCACTCTAGTATTGCTaaacatcagagaacccacactggagagaaaccttatgaatgtaatcagtgtggaaagtcTTTCCAACAGAAGTATAGCCTTGCTGAacaccagagaattcacactggagagaagccttataaatgtgaTCAGTGTATGAAGGACTTCTGTTCTAGATCAACCTTTTTGCAACATcaaagaattcacactggagagaaaccttatgaatgtaatcaatgtgggaaagctttcaaaCGTAACTGTGACCTTGctgcacatcagagaattcacactagagagaaatcttatgaatgtaatcaatgggGAACAGCTTTCTGA